One Prunus dulcis chromosome 7, ALMONDv2, whole genome shotgun sequence DNA segment encodes these proteins:
- the LOC117636115 gene encoding probable glycosyltransferase At3g07620 isoform X1, which produces MKQKGHFSKYLLLPLPKSEFSRIIISWHWQSSSSSFSCGTHEPTLDQSLKRSLLASHIQVASECFELPSGKKFYFSTADKGSTPTSTVFANVSSSNNSKPSKSNVGVVVGLVANDTDISDLAPDDDSNSHKELMLEKNLTLDENFLVGTDRNADDISVQEKTIDFRNDSLQKTDKTDESYKADNGPKTSSGLTVSEGRNEAGIVPVVSQGISTESPETLNADSKGNVKQTTETQIEHQKTELWQPLPVTLNGNSTMTSISILKKWNPRPTSLSQMNALLLRIPVSSPSMSPRRYSTRDRELQSAKLEIENAPIIRNNPGLSASVFRNLSKFIRSYDLMDHMLKVYIYKEGEKPVFHQPLMRGIYASEGWFMKLVEGNKKFVVRDPKKAHLFYLPFDSHMLRLTLSGQNVKNGKKVLEKYLKSYVGLIARKYSFWNRTEGADHFLVACHDWAPKLTKQCMKNCIRSLCNANVGGDFKIGKDTSLPVTYIRSVENPLQDLGGKPASERSILAFFAGGMHGYLRPILLHYWENKEPDMKIFGPMPHDVESKRIYREYMKSSKYCICARGYEVHTPRVVEAIFYECVPVIISDNYMPPFFEVFNWEAFAVFVQEKDIPNLRDILLSIPEEKYLTMMSSVKMVQQHFFWHKKPVKYDLFHMILHSVWYNRVLQIKTR; this is translated from the exons ATGAAACAGAAAGGTCATTTTAGCAAGTACCTGCTGCTTCCGCTTCCAAAGTCGGAGTTTTCTAGGATTATAATAAGTTGGCATTGGCAAAGTAGTAGTAGCAGTTTCAGCTGCGGAACCCATGAACCGACACTTGACCAAAGCCTGAAGAGATCTCTTCTGGCCTCGCACATTCAAG TTGCATCTGAGTGTTTTGAGCTTCCCTCTGGTAAAAAGTTTTACTTTTCAACTGCTGATAAGGGTTCAACTCCAACATCCACAGTTTTTGCCAATGTTAGCAGCTCAAACAACTCAAAGCCTAGCAAGTCTAATGTCGGTGTGGTAGTGGGCCTAGTGGCTAATGATACTGATATTTCAGATTTGGCACCAGACGATGACAGTAATTCACACAAGGAGCTCATGTTGGAGAAAAATTTAACCCTTGATGAGAATTTTCTGGTGGGGACGGATAGAAATGCAGATGATATTTCTGTTCAGGAAAAGACTATCGATTTTAGAAATGATTCCTTACAGAAGACTGATAAAACAGATGAAAGTTACAAGGCAGACAATGGACCTAAAACAAGCTCTGGTTTAACAGTGAGTGAAGGTAGAAATGAAGCTGGTATTGTGCCAGTTGTATCGCAAGGAATCTCTACAGAGAGTCCGGAAACCTTAAATGCAGATTCAAAGGGCAATGTGAAACAAACTACAGAAACCCAAATTGAGCATCAAAAGACTGAGCTATGGCAACCTCTTCCAGTCACCTTGAATGGCAATTCTACAATGACTAGTATTTCCATACTAAAGAAGTGGAATCCACGACCAACATCACTATCCCAGATGAATGCATTATTGCTTCGAATTCCtgtttcttctccttcaaTG AGTCCACGGCGGTATTCTACACGTGATCGTGAACTTCAATCTGcaaaattagagattgagaaTGCTCCCATTATAAGGAACAATCCAGGACTTAGTGCTTCTGTTTTCCGAAATCTTTCCAAATTTATAAG GAGTTATGACTTGATGGATCACATGCTCAAAGTTTATATCTACAAGGAAGGTGAAAAGCCTGTATTCCATCAGCCTTTGATGAGAGGAATTTATGCCTCAGAAGGGTGGTTTATGAAACTAGTTGAGgggaataaaaaatttgttgtgaGGGACCCGAAAAAAGCTCATTTATTCTATTTACCCTTTGATTCGCATATGCTAAGGTTGACCCTTTCTGGACAAAATGTCAAAAATGGTAAGAAGGTCCTAGAGAAATACCTGAAGAGCTATGTTGGGTTAATTGCAAGAAAGTATTCTTTCTGGAACAGAACGGAAGGAGCAGATCATTTTCTTGTTGCTTGTCATGACTGG GCCCCAAAACTCACAAAACAGTGCATGAAGAATTGCATCAGATCTCTTTGCAATGCCAATGTTGGTGGAGACTTCAAAATTGGCAAGGACACCAGTCTACCTGTTACATATATACGTTCTGTTGAGAACCCTTTGCAGGATCTTGGAGGAAAACCGGCTTCAGAAAGATCTATTCTTGCCTTCTTCGCCGGGGGCATGCATGGATATCTCCGACCAATTCTACTACACTACTGGGAGAACAAAGAACCTGACATGAAAATCTTTGGCCCAATGCCACATGATGTTGAAAGCAAAAGAATTTACAGGGAATACATGAAGAGCAGCAAGTATTGCATATGTGCCAGGGGTTACGAGGTTCACACACCTCGAGTAGTTGAGGCCATATTCTATGAGTGTGTGCCAGTCATCATATCAGATAACTACATGCCTCCTTTCTTTGAGGTATTTAATTGGGAGGCATTTGCAGTTTTTGTACAAGAGAAGGATATCCCTAATTTGAGAGACATTCTGCTTTCAATCCCAGAAGAGAAGTACCTTACGATGATGTCGAGTGTAAAGATGGTGCAACAACATTTCTTTTGGCACAAGAAACCCGTGAAGTATGATTTATTTCATATGATACTTCATTCAGTTTGGTACAATAGAGTTCTTCAGATAAAAACCAGATGA
- the LOC117635852 gene encoding CRS2-associated factor 1, chloroplastic, with protein MALNLPTSCPIFAPLLNLNPNHNPTPNRPPTEVRFARWNNANAEKFNERRRAQQEIEDDIRRERRFDSATRIATIYDSATDTTTTSETFKSIGTPSFPSSPSIPGKKSKYSKNPNPKESHPAFRRIIRPTKLSKIPKDKGPTVDRKANISVGDDGLSYVIDGAPFEFKYSYTETPKVKPLKLREPAYAPFGPTTMARPWTGRAPLPPSKKKLKEFDSFQLPPPHKKGVKPVQSPGPYLPGSGPKYVKSRDEILGDPLTPEEVKELVKGCIKTRRQLNMGRDGFTHNMLDNIHAHWKRRRVCKIKCKGVCTVDMDNVCEQIEEKTGGKIIYRKGGVLYLFRGRNYNYKTRPQFPLMLWRPITPVYPRLVQRAPEGLTLEEATEMRKKGRNLIPICKLGKNGVYSELAKNVREAFEECELVRINCTGMNGSDYRKIGAKLKDLVPCVLISFELEHILMWRGREWKSSLPSPENDLKEVKGSDIDDSTSIAPPLEGQEESTSCASTVSVKDASLEILNTSTPSIGSEVVGAEGSGDLSPSRYVEPCATVNGVSAVGGTHVTETISDVEDDESKAILDPSGIERILDNTGCAADEASPTTVTGGPRSNENPQCASVSSENLSEPARSSGPCMENVLLLLNEAVGSGSALILDDSALDADIIFQRAVALAQSAPPGPVFKHHRPKKVAVQKRIKIMKQEAIVSEVKEITVPVKRGSEKIQKKDTKVKRTRDFGESLDNVVPQGSLRVDELAKLLA; from the exons ATGGCGCTAAATTTGCCCACTTCCTGTCCAATTTTCGCGCCACTATTGAACCTGAACCCGAACCACAACCCCACCCCGAACCGCCCGCCCACAGAAGTCCGGTTCGCGAGGTGGAATAATGCCAACGCCGAGAAATTTAACGAGCGGCGGAGGGCCCAGCAAGAAATCGAGGACGATATCCGCCGCGAGCGCCGCTTCGACTCCGCCACCAGAATTGCCACTATTTACGACTCTGCCACTGACACCACCACGACGAGTGAAACATTCAAATCCATAGGCACACCTTCGTTTCCCTCGAGCCCTTCCATCCCGGGCAAAAAATCCAAATACTCtaaaaaccctaaccctaaagAATCGCACCCCGCATTTCGCCGAATTATTAGACCCACAAAGCTCTCGAAAATCCCAAAAGATAAAGGTCCAACAGTTGACAGAAAAGCCAACATTTCCGTCGGCGATGATGGCCTTTCGTACGTCATCGACGGAGCCCCATTTGAATTCAAGTACAGCTACACTGAGACTCCTAAGGTGAAGCCCCTTAAGCTCCGAGAACCGGCGTATGCGCCATTCGGGCCCACCACGATGGCCCGGCCGTGGACGGGTCGGGCCCCATTGCCTCCGAgcaagaagaaattgaaggaatTCGACTCGTTCCAGCTGCCACCACCGCATAAGAAAGGGGTTAAGCCGGTGCAGTCCCCTGGTCCGTACTTACCCGGGTCGGGTCCAAAGTATGTGAAGTCTAGGGATGAGATATTGGGTGACCCACTGACGCCTGAGGAGGTTAAAGAGTTGGTTAAAGGGTGTATCAAAACCAGGAGGCAGTTGAATATGG GTAGAGATGGTTTCACCCACAACATGTTGGATAACATACATGCTCACTGGAAGCGCCGGAGAGTGTGCAAGATAAAATGCAAAGGAGTGTGTACAGTCGACATGGACAACGTGTGCGAGCAAATAGAG GAAAAAACTGGAGGGAAAATCATTTACAGAAAAGGTGGGGTGTTATACCTTTTCCGAGGCAGAAACTACAACTACAAAACTCGTCCGCAGTTTCCTCTCATGCTTTGGAGACCTATCACTCCTGTATATCCTAGACTGGTTCAACGGGCTCCTGAGGGTCTAACACTAGAAGAAGCAACTGAAATGCGCAAGAAGGGACGGAATCTGATACCAATATGCAAGCTAG GGAAAAATGGAGTATACTCTGAGTTGGCAAAAAATGTCAGAGAGGCCTTTGAAGAGTGTGAATTAGTGCGAATAAATTGTACAGGGATGAATGGGAGTGACTACCGGAAAATAGGTGCTAAACTAAAG GATCTTGTCCCTTGCGTGCTAATTTCATTTGAACTTGAGCACATTCTTATGTGGAGAGGTCGGGAATGGAAgtcttctcttccttctccaGAGAATGATCTCAAGGAAGTCAAAGGATCTGACATTGATGATTCAACTTCTATTGCACCTCCCTTGGAAGGCCAGGAAGAATCAACATCATGCGCTTCTACAGTTTCAGTCAAGGATGCAAGTCTTGAAATACTCAATACAAGCACACCCTCTATTGGTTCTGAAGTTGTGGGTGCAGAGGGAAGTGGGGATCTATCTCCTTCACGATATGTTGAGCCATGTGCCACAGTTAATGGGGTTTCAGCTGTTGGAGGGACCCATGTAACTGAAACCATTTCAGAtgttgaagatgatgaatCAAAAGCTATATTGGATCCATCTGGAATTGAGCGCATATTGGATAATACAGGCTGCGCTGCTGATGAAGCATCACCAACGACAGTCACGGGGGGTCCGAGAAGTAATGAGAACCCACAATGTGCTTCAGTGAGCTCAGAAAATCTCAGTGAGCCAGCAAGGTCGAGTGGACCTTGTATGGAGAACGTGCTGTTACTTTTGAACGAAGCTGTTGGGAGTGGGAGTGCACTTATTTTAGATGATTCTGCCTTGGATGCCgacattatttttcaaaggGCAGTTGCCTTGGCGCAGTCTGCTCCCCCTGGCCCTGTGTTCAAGCATCATCGACCTAAGAAAGTAGCAGTTCAGAAGAGAATAAAGATTATGAAGCAAGAAGCCATTGTTTCAGAAGTGAAAGAGATAACAGTTCCTGTGAAGAGAGGAAGTGAGAAGATTCAGAAGAAGGATACTAAAGTTAAAAGAACAAGGGATTTTGGGGAAAGTCTAGATAATGTTGTACCACAGGGAAGTTTGAGAGTTGATGAACTTGCTAAGCTATTAGCATGA
- the LOC117636115 gene encoding probable glycosyltransferase At3g07620 isoform X2, whose protein sequence is MKQKGHFSKYLLLPLPKSEFSRIIISWHWQSSSSSFSCGTHEPTLDQSLKRSLLASHIQVFANVSSSNNSKPSKSNVGVVVGLVANDTDISDLAPDDDSNSHKELMLEKNLTLDENFLVGTDRNADDISVQEKTIDFRNDSLQKTDKTDESYKADNGPKTSSGLTVSEGRNEAGIVPVVSQGISTESPETLNADSKGNVKQTTETQIEHQKTELWQPLPVTLNGNSTMTSISILKKWNPRPTSLSQMNALLLRIPVSSPSMSPRRYSTRDRELQSAKLEIENAPIIRNNPGLSASVFRNLSKFIRSYDLMDHMLKVYIYKEGEKPVFHQPLMRGIYASEGWFMKLVEGNKKFVVRDPKKAHLFYLPFDSHMLRLTLSGQNVKNGKKVLEKYLKSYVGLIARKYSFWNRTEGADHFLVACHDWAPKLTKQCMKNCIRSLCNANVGGDFKIGKDTSLPVTYIRSVENPLQDLGGKPASERSILAFFAGGMHGYLRPILLHYWENKEPDMKIFGPMPHDVESKRIYREYMKSSKYCICARGYEVHTPRVVEAIFYECVPVIISDNYMPPFFEVFNWEAFAVFVQEKDIPNLRDILLSIPEEKYLTMMSSVKMVQQHFFWHKKPVKYDLFHMILHSVWYNRVLQIKTR, encoded by the exons ATGAAACAGAAAGGTCATTTTAGCAAGTACCTGCTGCTTCCGCTTCCAAAGTCGGAGTTTTCTAGGATTATAATAAGTTGGCATTGGCAAAGTAGTAGTAGCAGTTTCAGCTGCGGAACCCATGAACCGACACTTGACCAAAGCCTGAAGAGATCTCTTCTGGCCTCGCACATTCAAG TTTTTGCCAATGTTAGCAGCTCAAACAACTCAAAGCCTAGCAAGTCTAATGTCGGTGTGGTAGTGGGCCTAGTGGCTAATGATACTGATATTTCAGATTTGGCACCAGACGATGACAGTAATTCACACAAGGAGCTCATGTTGGAGAAAAATTTAACCCTTGATGAGAATTTTCTGGTGGGGACGGATAGAAATGCAGATGATATTTCTGTTCAGGAAAAGACTATCGATTTTAGAAATGATTCCTTACAGAAGACTGATAAAACAGATGAAAGTTACAAGGCAGACAATGGACCTAAAACAAGCTCTGGTTTAACAGTGAGTGAAGGTAGAAATGAAGCTGGTATTGTGCCAGTTGTATCGCAAGGAATCTCTACAGAGAGTCCGGAAACCTTAAATGCAGATTCAAAGGGCAATGTGAAACAAACTACAGAAACCCAAATTGAGCATCAAAAGACTGAGCTATGGCAACCTCTTCCAGTCACCTTGAATGGCAATTCTACAATGACTAGTATTTCCATACTAAAGAAGTGGAATCCACGACCAACATCACTATCCCAGATGAATGCATTATTGCTTCGAATTCCtgtttcttctccttcaaTG AGTCCACGGCGGTATTCTACACGTGATCGTGAACTTCAATCTGcaaaattagagattgagaaTGCTCCCATTATAAGGAACAATCCAGGACTTAGTGCTTCTGTTTTCCGAAATCTTTCCAAATTTATAAG GAGTTATGACTTGATGGATCACATGCTCAAAGTTTATATCTACAAGGAAGGTGAAAAGCCTGTATTCCATCAGCCTTTGATGAGAGGAATTTATGCCTCAGAAGGGTGGTTTATGAAACTAGTTGAGgggaataaaaaatttgttgtgaGGGACCCGAAAAAAGCTCATTTATTCTATTTACCCTTTGATTCGCATATGCTAAGGTTGACCCTTTCTGGACAAAATGTCAAAAATGGTAAGAAGGTCCTAGAGAAATACCTGAAGAGCTATGTTGGGTTAATTGCAAGAAAGTATTCTTTCTGGAACAGAACGGAAGGAGCAGATCATTTTCTTGTTGCTTGTCATGACTGG GCCCCAAAACTCACAAAACAGTGCATGAAGAATTGCATCAGATCTCTTTGCAATGCCAATGTTGGTGGAGACTTCAAAATTGGCAAGGACACCAGTCTACCTGTTACATATATACGTTCTGTTGAGAACCCTTTGCAGGATCTTGGAGGAAAACCGGCTTCAGAAAGATCTATTCTTGCCTTCTTCGCCGGGGGCATGCATGGATATCTCCGACCAATTCTACTACACTACTGGGAGAACAAAGAACCTGACATGAAAATCTTTGGCCCAATGCCACATGATGTTGAAAGCAAAAGAATTTACAGGGAATACATGAAGAGCAGCAAGTATTGCATATGTGCCAGGGGTTACGAGGTTCACACACCTCGAGTAGTTGAGGCCATATTCTATGAGTGTGTGCCAGTCATCATATCAGATAACTACATGCCTCCTTTCTTTGAGGTATTTAATTGGGAGGCATTTGCAGTTTTTGTACAAGAGAAGGATATCCCTAATTTGAGAGACATTCTGCTTTCAATCCCAGAAGAGAAGTACCTTACGATGATGTCGAGTGTAAAGATGGTGCAACAACATTTCTTTTGGCACAAGAAACCCGTGAAGTATGATTTATTTCATATGATACTTCATTCAGTTTGGTACAATAGAGTTCTTCAGATAAAAACCAGATGA
- the LOC117636115 gene encoding probable glycosyltransferase At3g07620 isoform X3 yields the protein MDIAGNIEIRRLLLIIGGVVVIVVASECFELPSGKKFYFSTADKGSTPTSTVFANVSSSNNSKPSKSNVGVVVGLVANDTDISDLAPDDDSNSHKELMLEKNLTLDENFLVGTDRNADDISVQEKTIDFRNDSLQKTDKTDESYKADNGPKTSSGLTVSEGRNEAGIVPVVSQGISTESPETLNADSKGNVKQTTETQIEHQKTELWQPLPVTLNGNSTMTSISILKKWNPRPTSLSQMNALLLRIPVSSPSMSPRRYSTRDRELQSAKLEIENAPIIRNNPGLSASVFRNLSKFIRSYDLMDHMLKVYIYKEGEKPVFHQPLMRGIYASEGWFMKLVEGNKKFVVRDPKKAHLFYLPFDSHMLRLTLSGQNVKNGKKVLEKYLKSYVGLIARKYSFWNRTEGADHFLVACHDWAPKLTKQCMKNCIRSLCNANVGGDFKIGKDTSLPVTYIRSVENPLQDLGGKPASERSILAFFAGGMHGYLRPILLHYWENKEPDMKIFGPMPHDVESKRIYREYMKSSKYCICARGYEVHTPRVVEAIFYECVPVIISDNYMPPFFEVFNWEAFAVFVQEKDIPNLRDILLSIPEEKYLTMMSSVKMVQQHFFWHKKPVKYDLFHMILHSVWYNRVLQIKTR from the exons ATGGATATTGCTGGCAACATTGAAATCCGGAGACTGCTGTTGATAATCGGTGGGGTGGTTGTTATTGTAGTTGCATCTGAGTGTTTTGAGCTTCCCTCTGGTAAAAAGTTTTACTTTTCAACTGCTGATAAGGGTTCAACTCCAACATCCACAGTTTTTGCCAATGTTAGCAGCTCAAACAACTCAAAGCCTAGCAAGTCTAATGTCGGTGTGGTAGTGGGCCTAGTGGCTAATGATACTGATATTTCAGATTTGGCACCAGACGATGACAGTAATTCACACAAGGAGCTCATGTTGGAGAAAAATTTAACCCTTGATGAGAATTTTCTGGTGGGGACGGATAGAAATGCAGATGATATTTCTGTTCAGGAAAAGACTATCGATTTTAGAAATGATTCCTTACAGAAGACTGATAAAACAGATGAAAGTTACAAGGCAGACAATGGACCTAAAACAAGCTCTGGTTTAACAGTGAGTGAAGGTAGAAATGAAGCTGGTATTGTGCCAGTTGTATCGCAAGGAATCTCTACAGAGAGTCCGGAAACCTTAAATGCAGATTCAAAGGGCAATGTGAAACAAACTACAGAAACCCAAATTGAGCATCAAAAGACTGAGCTATGGCAACCTCTTCCAGTCACCTTGAATGGCAATTCTACAATGACTAGTATTTCCATACTAAAGAAGTGGAATCCACGACCAACATCACTATCCCAGATGAATGCATTATTGCTTCGAATTCCtgtttcttctccttcaaTG AGTCCACGGCGGTATTCTACACGTGATCGTGAACTTCAATCTGcaaaattagagattgagaaTGCTCCCATTATAAGGAACAATCCAGGACTTAGTGCTTCTGTTTTCCGAAATCTTTCCAAATTTATAAG GAGTTATGACTTGATGGATCACATGCTCAAAGTTTATATCTACAAGGAAGGTGAAAAGCCTGTATTCCATCAGCCTTTGATGAGAGGAATTTATGCCTCAGAAGGGTGGTTTATGAAACTAGTTGAGgggaataaaaaatttgttgtgaGGGACCCGAAAAAAGCTCATTTATTCTATTTACCCTTTGATTCGCATATGCTAAGGTTGACCCTTTCTGGACAAAATGTCAAAAATGGTAAGAAGGTCCTAGAGAAATACCTGAAGAGCTATGTTGGGTTAATTGCAAGAAAGTATTCTTTCTGGAACAGAACGGAAGGAGCAGATCATTTTCTTGTTGCTTGTCATGACTGG GCCCCAAAACTCACAAAACAGTGCATGAAGAATTGCATCAGATCTCTTTGCAATGCCAATGTTGGTGGAGACTTCAAAATTGGCAAGGACACCAGTCTACCTGTTACATATATACGTTCTGTTGAGAACCCTTTGCAGGATCTTGGAGGAAAACCGGCTTCAGAAAGATCTATTCTTGCCTTCTTCGCCGGGGGCATGCATGGATATCTCCGACCAATTCTACTACACTACTGGGAGAACAAAGAACCTGACATGAAAATCTTTGGCCCAATGCCACATGATGTTGAAAGCAAAAGAATTTACAGGGAATACATGAAGAGCAGCAAGTATTGCATATGTGCCAGGGGTTACGAGGTTCACACACCTCGAGTAGTTGAGGCCATATTCTATGAGTGTGTGCCAGTCATCATATCAGATAACTACATGCCTCCTTTCTTTGAGGTATTTAATTGGGAGGCATTTGCAGTTTTTGTACAAGAGAAGGATATCCCTAATTTGAGAGACATTCTGCTTTCAATCCCAGAAGAGAAGTACCTTACGATGATGTCGAGTGTAAAGATGGTGCAACAACATTTCTTTTGGCACAAGAAACCCGTGAAGTATGATTTATTTCATATGATACTTCATTCAGTTTGGTACAATAGAGTTCTTCAGATAAAAACCAGATGA